From a single Candoia aspera isolate rCanAsp1 chromosome 2, rCanAsp1.hap2, whole genome shotgun sequence genomic region:
- the C2H12orf57 gene encoding protein C10, which translates to MSSLQRPVAASAQAASVSLSAEQAKVVLAEVIKAFGSPENAQRLEEARDNACNDMGKMLQFLLPVATQIQQDVIKTYGFSNDGEGVLKFARLIKSYESQDPEIASMSGKLKSMFLPPMTLPPHGTGTGGAAATS; encoded by the exons ATGTCAAGCCTGCAGCGGCCCGTGGCTGCTTCGGCCCAGGCCGCGTCGGTTTCCTTAAGCGCGGAGCAGGCCAAAG tGGTTTTGGCAGAAGTGATCAAGGCATTTGGATCTCCGGAAAATGCTCAGCGCCTGGAGGAGGCCAGGGACAATGCCTGCAATGACATGGGGAAGATGCTTCAGTTCCTGCTTCCTGTGGCTACCCAGATACAACAGGATGTGATCAAAACCTATGGTTTCAGTAATGATGGGGAAG gaGTCCTGAAGTTTGCCAGGTTGATAAAATCATATGAATCTCAGGATCCTGAAATTGCCAGCATGTCTGGGAAGCTGAAGTCTATGTTTCTGCCTCCAATGACTCTGCCTCCCCATGGGACTGGGACAGGAGGTGCAGCTGCAACGTCATGA